The Pseudomonas sp. TH06 genome has a window encoding:
- the gspH gene encoding type II secretion system minor pseudopilin GspH, which translates to MNRQQGFTLIELMVVLVIIGIASAAISLSIKPDPLQLLRKDAERVAQLLQVAQAEARADGRPIVWVSDAKGFRFSRRSDSGKGFDHFAGDPQLRPRAWQSPKMEVRVEPKQKVVLNAEWINPPLQLTLSDGLNRLSVLRDGAGRISLQ; encoded by the coding sequence ATGAACAGGCAACAGGGTTTTACGCTGATCGAGTTGATGGTGGTGCTGGTGATCATCGGCATCGCTAGTGCGGCGATCAGCTTGAGTATCAAGCCCGATCCGTTGCAGTTGTTGCGCAAGGACGCGGAGCGTGTGGCGCAGTTGCTGCAGGTGGCGCAGGCGGAGGCCCGGGCCGATGGCCGGCCGATTGTGTGGGTGAGTGATGCCAAGGGGTTTCGGTTTAGTCGGCGCAGTGACAGTGGGAAGGGGTTTGATCATTTCGCTGGGGATCCGCAGTTGCGGCCGCGTGCCTGGCAGAGTCCGAAGATGGAGGTGCGGGTGGAGCCGAAACAGAAGGTCGTGCTGAACGCTGAGTGGATTAATCCGCCGCTGCAATTGACGTTGTCGGATGGCTTGAATCGGTTGAGTGTGCTGCGCGATGGCGCGGGCCGGATCAGTCTGCAATGA
- a CDS encoding prepilin-type N-terminal cleavage/methylation domain-containing protein gives MKRQQGFTLIEVMVAILLMAVVSLIAWRGLDSVTRADSHLQASSEQSDSLLRALNQLQRDVDMRAGIELTEPKKVGVDDEPPTAPPALTVRSSDSQGFRLDIIRTAADQPGALQRVRWWVKGDTLYRAVAEARSRYPLPAPGNGVAVLSDVSDVQVRVWEVDKGWRQLSGNRREDPLGLEIRLSRETAQGVEKYRQVIGPLE, from the coding sequence ATGAAGCGCCAGCAGGGGTTTACGCTGATTGAGGTGATGGTCGCGATTTTGTTGATGGCGGTGGTGAGTTTGATTGCCTGGCGGGGGTTGGACAGTGTCACGCGGGCGGACAGTCATTTGCAGGCGAGCAGTGAGCAAAGCGATAGCTTGTTGCGGGCGTTGAATCAGTTGCAGCGGGATGTGGATATGCGGGCGGGGATTGAGTTGACCGAGCCGAAGAAGGTTGGTGTGGATGATGAGCCGCCCACCGCCCCGCCCGCCCTTACTGTGCGTAGTAGCGACAGTCAGGGGTTTCGGTTGGACATTATTCGCACGGCGGCGGATCAACCGGGGGCTTTGCAGCGGGTGCGCTGGTGGGTCAAGGGCGACACGTTGTATCGGGCGGTGGCTGAGGCGCGGAGTCGGTATCCGTTGCCGGCGCCTGGGAATGGGGTTGCTGTTTTGAGTGATGTCAGTGATGTGCAGGTGCGGGTTTGGGAGGTGGATAAGGGGTGGCGGCAGTTGAGTGGGAATCGGCGGGAGGATCCGTTGGGGTTGGAGATTCGGTTGAGTCGGGAGACGGCGCAGGGGGTGGAGAAGTATCGGCAGGTGATTGGGCCGTTGGAGTGA